A genome region from Candidatus Nanopelagicales bacterium includes the following:
- the murJ gene encoding murein biosynthesis integral membrane protein MurJ: MAETDADAEVDQTQAVLRSSALMAVGTITSRITGVARDITIAAALGSFILADTYALGNSLPNIIYILVIGGALNAVFIPQLIRHMKHDADGGDGYADRLITLVGLILLVTSIATVLLAPWIVKFYATSEFSSEELSLATAFARFCLPQIFFYGIYTMFSQVLNSRLHFGAPMFAPIINNVVMIATAIGFIWVAGTAVSAETITPDQVAWLGIGTTLGVAAQALVLVPVLIRVGYRWRPRFDFRGHGLGKAGSLAGWTIGLVLVNQIGFLVISRLATLSNVIASDTGGTAQGLATYQRAFLVFMLPHSVITISLVTALLPRMSKAAADGRMREVGQDVAEGSRLIGAFIVPCVTFLMAFGPMVGLVLFGFGSNSGDPAIYTGLVVSCFAIGLLPFSLFYVMLRGYYSMEDTRTPFIVTVLYNVLSIPLTIALFLLAPDSLKVVALAVGYALSYWVIAAVTWLLLRRRIGYLEGRRTAGALSRMVLAGILAAAIALALVLAGYAALAGVGLDDSLSRLLDHHIASLIAVIVGGILTVLLYLAFALMLRVSEVRRALGDVRARVRR, translated from the coding sequence ATGGCTGAGACCGACGCTGACGCTGAGGTCGACCAGACCCAGGCGGTCCTGCGCAGTAGCGCGTTGATGGCCGTCGGCACGATCACTTCCCGGATTACGGGCGTGGCCCGCGACATCACGATCGCGGCTGCGCTCGGCTCATTCATCCTCGCCGACACCTATGCCCTGGGCAATTCGCTGCCCAACATCATCTACATCCTGGTCATCGGCGGTGCCTTGAACGCGGTGTTCATCCCGCAGTTGATCCGGCACATGAAGCACGACGCCGACGGGGGCGACGGCTACGCGGATCGACTGATCACCCTGGTCGGCCTGATCCTGTTGGTGACATCCATCGCGACAGTGCTGCTCGCTCCCTGGATCGTCAAGTTCTACGCGACGTCGGAATTCAGTAGCGAGGAACTCTCGCTGGCGACGGCTTTCGCCCGGTTCTGCCTGCCGCAGATCTTCTTCTACGGCATCTACACGATGTTCTCCCAAGTGTTGAACTCGCGCCTGCACTTCGGTGCGCCCATGTTCGCTCCAATCATCAACAACGTCGTGATGATTGCGACCGCGATCGGCTTCATTTGGGTTGCGGGCACGGCTGTCAGCGCGGAGACAATCACCCCGGATCAGGTTGCCTGGCTAGGTATTGGAACCACCCTCGGCGTCGCTGCCCAGGCATTGGTCCTGGTTCCGGTGCTCATTCGCGTGGGCTATCGGTGGCGACCAAGGTTCGACTTCCGAGGGCACGGGCTGGGCAAGGCAGGTTCGTTGGCTGGCTGGACGATCGGATTGGTGCTGGTCAACCAGATCGGCTTCCTGGTGATCTCTCGGTTGGCAACCCTGTCCAACGTCATTGCCTCGGATACTGGCGGTACGGCCCAAGGTCTGGCCACCTACCAGCGTGCCTTCCTCGTCTTCATGCTTCCCCACTCAGTCATCACGATCTCGCTGGTGACCGCGCTGCTCCCGCGGATGAGTAAGGCGGCCGCCGACGGACGCATGCGAGAGGTTGGACAGGACGTCGCGGAAGGATCACGACTGATCGGTGCATTCATCGTTCCCTGCGTCACCTTCCTGATGGCGTTCGGCCCGATGGTCGGGTTGGTGCTCTTCGGTTTCGGAAGCAACTCAGGGGATCCGGCGATCTACACCGGGCTGGTCGTCTCTTGCTTTGCCATTGGCTTGCTGCCCTTCTCGCTCTTCTACGTCATGCTGCGCGGCTACTACTCGATGGAGGACACGCGGACACCGTTCATCGTGACCGTGCTGTACAACGTGCTCTCCATCCCCTTGACGATCGCGCTGTTCCTTTTAGCGCCCGACAGTCTCAAGGTCGTGGCGTTGGCGGTCGGCTACGCGCTGTCGTACTGGGTGATCGCCGCCGTGACGTGGCTGCTGCTCCGCCGACGGATCGGGTACCTGGAAGGCAGACGAACTGCCGGAGCCCTCAGTCGAATGGTGCTTGCTGGCATCCTTGCTGCCGCTATTGCCCTTGCACTGGTCCTCGCGGGGTACGCGGCACTCGCTGGCGTGGGCCTCGACGATTCACTGTCGAGGCTGCTTGACCACCACATCGCGTCGCTAATAGCAGTGATCGTCGGTGGCATTTTGACCGTTCTGTTGTACCTCGCTTTCGCGCTGATGTTGCGGGTCAGCGAGGTTCGTCGGGCCCTCGGCGATGTTCGCGCCCGAGTTCGTCGCTGA
- a CDS encoding NUDIX domain-containing protein yields MSPETPSGERQIPLPSAIRAPRPTAPTEETSAGGLVVDREQRKAALIGRLDRRGRMMWSLPKGHLERGETAAEAAVREVEEETGIRGRITAALGAIDFWFVADGKRIHKTVHHFLMDRTGGELNADDPEVVEVAWVPLEEIGAKLAYADERRLLDKVSTLLAESE; encoded by the coding sequence ATGTCACCGGAAACTCCATCCGGTGAGCGACAGATTCCGCTGCCCTCGGCGATTCGGGCTCCACGACCGACCGCCCCGACGGAAGAGACCAGTGCGGGCGGGCTGGTCGTCGATCGTGAACAACGTAAGGCTGCCCTCATCGGCCGACTGGACCGCCGGGGCCGCATGATGTGGTCCTTGCCCAAGGGGCACCTCGAGCGAGGCGAGACCGCCGCCGAAGCAGCCGTCCGCGAGGTTGAGGAAGAGACCGGCATCCGTGGTCGTATCACGGCCGCTTTGGGTGCGATCGACTTCTGGTTCGTCGCCGACGGTAAGCGCATCCACAAGACGGTGCACCATTTCCTGATGGATCGCACTGGCGGTGAACTGAATGCCGATGACCCAGAGGTCGTTGAGGTGGCGTGGGTCCCCCTCGAGGAGATCGGTGCCAAGCTCGCATATGCCGACGAGCGCCGCCTCTTGGACAAAGTCTCAACGTTGCTAGCGGAAAGCGAGTGA
- a CDS encoding CCA tRNA nucleotidyltransferase, with protein MAHVTSNSSARPLRISVDALAAVLPVSQELGTRFADRGFELALVGGSVRDAMLGRLGSDLDYTTNARPEDVIELVTGWADAIWDVGIKFGTVAARKGDFHIEITTYRAESYDEQSRKPEVSYGDSLAEDLVRRDFTINAMAVTLPEIDFVEMHGGVADLVAGVIRTPGTPEQSFSDDPLRMMRAARFASQLDFEVDPVTIAAMAGMADRLQIVSVERVRDELSKLLLGQAPRKGLQLLVDTGLIDYVLPELPALVLEIDEHHRHKDVYQHSLTVLEQAIDLETSHVPTSEPDLVLRLAALMHDVGKPKTRRFEAGGGVSFHHHEVVGAKLTRKRLKALRYPNEIVDDVTLLVELHLRFHGYGNGNWTDSAVRRYVRDAGDQLNRLHKLTRADSTTRNRRKAAALQATYDELEQRIAILSELEEMQAVRPDLDGNRIMELLGIGPGREVGQAYEYLLERRLDRGPVSPEVAETELLAWWAQR; from the coding sequence TTGGCCCACGTGACCAGCAACAGTTCGGCGCGGCCCTTGCGAATCTCGGTCGATGCCTTGGCAGCCGTTCTGCCGGTGTCCCAGGAGCTGGGCACCCGGTTCGCCGACCGCGGGTTCGAGTTGGCCCTGGTCGGGGGCAGCGTCCGCGATGCGATGCTTGGCCGACTTGGCAGTGATCTGGACTACACGACCAACGCCCGGCCGGAGGACGTGATTGAGCTAGTCACCGGTTGGGCGGACGCGATTTGGGACGTGGGGATCAAATTCGGAACCGTTGCTGCTCGTAAGGGCGACTTCCATATCGAAATCACCACGTATCGAGCTGAGTCGTACGACGAGCAATCGCGCAAGCCGGAGGTCAGTTACGGCGATTCGCTGGCGGAGGATCTGGTGCGCCGGGACTTCACCATCAACGCCATGGCGGTGACCCTTCCCGAGATCGACTTTGTGGAAATGCACGGTGGGGTGGCCGACCTTGTCGCGGGCGTCATCCGGACCCCCGGCACCCCGGAGCAATCGTTCAGCGACGACCCGCTGCGAATGATGCGCGCCGCCCGGTTCGCGTCGCAGTTGGACTTCGAGGTTGATCCGGTGACGATCGCGGCAATGGCGGGGATGGCCGATCGTCTGCAGATCGTGTCAGTCGAACGAGTCCGCGACGAGTTGAGCAAGTTGCTGCTGGGCCAGGCACCTCGCAAAGGCCTGCAGTTATTGGTCGACACCGGATTGATCGATTACGTCCTGCCCGAACTGCCCGCACTCGTGCTCGAGATTGATGAGCACCACCGGCACAAAGACGTTTATCAACACAGCCTGACGGTTTTGGAACAGGCGATTGACCTCGAGACCAGCCACGTGCCAACCTCCGAGCCGGACCTGGTGCTGCGGTTGGCCGCGCTGATGCACGATGTGGGCAAACCCAAGACCCGGCGGTTCGAGGCTGGCGGAGGCGTGTCGTTCCACCACCACGAGGTGGTCGGAGCCAAGCTGACCCGCAAGCGACTGAAGGCCTTGCGATACCCCAACGAGATCGTCGACGACGTTACGTTGCTGGTGGAGTTGCACCTGCGTTTCCACGGCTACGGCAACGGCAACTGGACTGACTCGGCTGTGCGGCGCTACGTGCGCGATGCCGGTGATCAGCTCAACCGGCTGCACAAACTGACCAGGGCCGACAGCACCACCCGCAACCGCCGGAAGGCAGCCGCCCTGCAGGCGACCTATGACGAGCTGGAACAGCGGATCGCCATCCTCAGCGAGCTTGAGGAGATGCAGGCGGTTCGTCCCGATCTGGATGGCAACCGAATCATGGAGCTGTTGGGTATCGGCCCAGGCCGCGAAGTTGGCCAAGCTTACGAGTACTTATTGGAGCGCCGCCTGGATCGCGGGCCGGTTAGCCCAGAAGTTGCTGAGACGGAACTGCTGGCTTGGTGGGCGCAGCGTTGA
- a CDS encoding MFS transporter, translated as MAANDLSTVLGSPRFRQLFTVRAIGQASDGLFQAALATFVLFSPERQASATAIAAAFAILYLPYSVIGPFAGVLLDRWSRRQVLYYGNLLRGGVVLVVCLQTASGHAGLDLGIMVLVALGINRFILAGLAAALPHTVDRTVLVTANAFAPTAGTLMATVGGLLGVLLRGVLGGGDAGSTAVLVVAAVGFLVSGLFALRMPRDLLGPDEAEQVDTIGSVIRGFGEGAVALWRARPAMRAVSIVALHRIVFGAVTVLVILLLRNTLNDPSNPEAALAQLTLVVGGVAGGALVGAVMTPFATRRMGAVVWSALSLIFAGVTIPIGLGIATVPALICGTFGLGLAGQSVKICADTAVQQYVTDDNRGRVFSLYDVLINVGLVVGVTAVAFTSPESGESTLDLVAITILLFVSAAWYLIRSRPISLPH; from the coding sequence GTGGCCGCCAACGACTTGTCGACAGTGCTCGGCTCTCCTCGTTTCCGGCAACTTTTCACCGTCCGCGCGATCGGTCAGGCGTCCGACGGCCTGTTCCAAGCAGCGCTCGCCACATTCGTGTTGTTCTCCCCGGAACGGCAAGCGTCGGCGACCGCCATTGCCGCCGCATTCGCGATCCTCTACCTGCCCTACTCGGTCATTGGCCCATTCGCCGGGGTGTTGCTCGACCGGTGGAGTCGCCGCCAAGTCCTCTACTACGGCAACCTGCTTCGCGGCGGCGTCGTGCTGGTGGTCTGCCTGCAGACGGCCAGCGGCCACGCTGGCCTTGACCTCGGGATCATGGTGCTCGTCGCCCTGGGGATCAACCGTTTCATCCTCGCCGGACTGGCCGCCGCGCTACCGCACACCGTCGATCGCACGGTGTTGGTCACCGCCAACGCCTTCGCGCCGACCGCTGGCACTCTCATGGCAACCGTCGGCGGATTGCTCGGGGTGCTGCTGCGCGGAGTTTTGGGTGGCGGCGACGCCGGCTCGACCGCGGTGCTGGTGGTCGCGGCTGTCGGGTTCCTTGTCTCCGGGTTGTTCGCTCTACGAATGCCCCGGGATCTACTCGGGCCTGACGAGGCCGAACAGGTCGACACCATCGGGTCGGTGATTCGTGGGTTCGGTGAGGGAGCCGTTGCCCTTTGGCGCGCACGCCCGGCCATGCGAGCAGTGTCGATCGTGGCGCTGCATCGCATTGTCTTCGGTGCGGTGACGGTGCTGGTGATTCTGCTGCTGCGCAACACGCTGAACGACCCATCCAACCCGGAGGCCGCGTTGGCCCAACTCACCCTGGTCGTGGGTGGAGTCGCTGGCGGCGCACTTGTCGGGGCGGTCATGACGCCGTTTGCCACCAGGCGAATGGGCGCGGTCGTCTGGAGTGCACTCTCGCTCATCTTCGCGGGTGTGACCATCCCGATTGGTTTGGGAATCGCGACGGTACCTGCGTTGATCTGCGGCACGTTCGGCCTCGGCCTCGCGGGTCAGAGCGTCAAAATCTGCGCGGACACCGCAGTGCAGCAGTACGTCACCGACGACAACCGTGGCCGGGTCTTCTCCCTCTATGACGTGCTTATCAATGTCGGCCTAGTCGTCGGAGTTACCGCCGTCGCCTTCACCAGCCCTGAATCCGGGGAATCAACGCTGGATTTGGTGGCTATCACGATCTTGCTGTTCGTCAGCGCCGCCTGGTACTTGATCAGGTCGCGTCCGATCAGCCTGCCGCACTAG